CTCAACCAGGTCCGGGACCGCCGCGTGGGCGCCCTGAACGCGCTGGCCGAGGCGGGCCTGGCGCCCACCGCGATGCGGGAGCTGCCCACCCAGCGCCTCGACGTGGCCGCGGGCCGCGACGCGGGCGCGCGGCTGCTGGGCCTCGCCGAGCGCCCGACGGCCGTCTTCTGTGCCAACGACCTGCTCGCGCTCGGCGTCCTTCAGGCCATGTACGCGGCGGGCGTCGGCGTCCCCGACGACCTCGCGATCGTCGGCTACGACGACATCGAGTTCGCCGCCGCGGCGGCCGTCCCGCTCACCTCCGTGCGGCAGCCCGCCATGACCATGGGCGCTCTCGCCGCCGAACTGCTGCTGGAGGAGACGGAGGCCGAGACGGCACCCACACCGCACGAACACCGGCGCGTGGTGCTCCAGCCGGAGCTGGTCGTGCGCCGCTCCAGCCTGTCGGCGCGCTGACGCGCGGCACGGTCCGCGCACCTGGCCTGCTGAGCGACCATTCAGTACGACTTTCTTGATCCCCGGTCTCGGCCGGCCGGGGATCATGTGCTCAACTGGGACGCAGCCTGGATCCATACGTCTCGGGAGCCCTGTTGACCGTCAGCTACCGCCAGCCCGGTGTCGTCCTCACCGACCACCGTTTCACCGTGCCCCTCGACCACGACGACCCGGCGGGGGAGAGCATCGAGCTGTTCGCCCGCGAGGCCGTCGCGAGCGACAAGACGCACCAGGACCTCCCCTGGATGGTCTACCTCCAGGGCGGTCCCGGCTTCGGCGCCAACCGCTTCGTCGGCAAGCAGGCCTGGCTCGGCCGCGCGCTGAAGGAGTTCCGGGTGCTGCTGCTCGACCAGCGCGGCACCGGCCACTCCACGCCCGCCAATCGCCAGACGCTGCCGCTGCGCGGCGGCCCCGGCGCGCAGGCCGACTACCTCGCACGCTTCCGCGCCGACTCCATCGTCCGCGACTGCGAGGCCATCCGCCCCCGGCTCACCGGCGGCGACCCCTGGACCGTACTCGGCCAGAGCTTCGGCGGCTTCTGCGTCGTGCACTACCTCTCGACCGCCCCCGAAGGTCTGCGCGCGGCCCTCATCACCGGGGGCCTGCCCTCCCTCGACGCCCACGCGGACGACGTCTACCGGGCCGCGTATCCCCGTATCGAGCGCAAGGTCGCGGCACACTACGCGCGTTACCCCCAGGACGTGGAGCGGGCCCGTCAGATCGCCGACCACCTCCTCCGCCACGAGACCGTCCTGAGCAACGGCTACCGCCTGACCGTCGAGGCCTTCCAGTCCCTCGGCATCCTCCTCGGCGGTGGCGAGGGCAGCCACCGTCTGCACTACCTCCTGGAGGAGGCCTTCGTCCGCACCCCGCAGGGCCCGGCCCTCTCCGACGCCTTCCAGGAGGAGGTACAGGGACTCCTCTCGTACGCCGGCCACCCCCTGTACGCGCTCGTCCACGAGGCCTGCTACGCCCAGGACGACCGGCCCACCGCCTGGTCCGCCGAGCGGGTGCGCGCCGAGTTCCCCCAGTTCGACGCGGCCAAGGCCCTCGCGGACGACGGACCGCTGCTGTTCACCGGCGAGTCCGTGCACCCCTGGGTGTTCGACACCGACCCCGCGCTGCGTCCCCTCCGCGAGACCGCCGAGGAACTCGCCGCGCGCACCGACTGGCGGCCGCTGTACGACCCCGCCCGCCTCGCCGCCAACGAGGTGCCGGTGGCCGCGGCGGTCTACCACGACGACATGTACGTCGACCCGGAGCACTCCCTGCGCACGGCCCGTGCCATCGGTGGTCTGCGGACCTGGGTGACCGACGAGTTCGAGCACGACGGTGTACGGGCCGGGGGGTCGCGCGTCCTGGACCGGTTGCTGGCGCTGTCGCGCGACGAGGTCTGACCGGGCGCCGTTCGGGGGAGAGGGCAACGCGATGGACGACGACGAACTCCTCGAACACCTCGCGGATCGGTTTCAGGAGCACCGCGGTCGCCTGAGGGCGGTGGCGTACCGGATGCTCGGCTCGCTGAGTGAGGCGGACGACGCGGTCCAGGAGGTGTGGCTGAAGCTCGGCCGCACGGACGTCGGTGAGATCAGGAACCTCGCGGGCTGGCTGACCACGGTGGTCGGCCGGGTCTGTCTGGACCTGCTGCGTACGCGTGCCGCGCGCCGCGAGGAGCCGCTGGACACCTATGTCCCCGACCCGCTGGTCAGCCCCCTGGAGCGGATCGACCCCGAGCAGGAGGTGCTGCTCGCCGACTCGGTGGGGCTGGCCCTGCTGGTGGTCCTGGAGACACTGGAACCCGCAGAGCGCCTCGCCTTCGTCCTGCACGACATGTTCGCGGTGCCCTTCGACGACATCGCGCCCGTCGTGGGCCGCTCGTCGGCCGCCACGCGGCAGCTGGCGAGTCGGGCGCGGCGGCGGGTACGGGGCGCTGCCGCGCCGGAGCCCGAACTCGATCCGGCCCGGCAGAAACTGGTCCTCGACGCCTTCCTCGCGGCCTCGCGCGCCGGGGACTTCGAGGCGCTGGTGTCCGTCCTCCATCCCGATGTCGTGCTCCGTGTCGACTCCGGTGTGCTCGTCGGTGGGGCGGCGGCGTCCAAGGTGATCCACGGTGCGACGGGCGTCGCCCAACAGGCGCTCATGTTCCGCCAGTTCGCGGAGTTCTCCCGGCTCGCGCTGGTCAACGGGGCGGTCGGTGTCGTCACGGCCCCCGAAGGGCGCCCCCTGTCCGTCATGGGCGTCACCATCACCGACGGCCGCGTCGTCGAGATGTACATCCTCGCCGACCCCGCCCGCCTGTTCGACCTGGCCCTCCCCGACCTGGCGGGCTGATCCCGGGTCCTCACACGCCGGACGGGCTGAAAAGATGCGCGCCAGCGCTCTTGAGGGGCGCGGGGAACTGTGTGCCCAGCCCCCACCGGCCCGCAGCCAAAGAACGCACCCGGGGGTCTGGGGGCGGAGCCCCCAGGAATGGGACGGGTAGGGGCGGCGGGGGCGAGAGAACCCCTCACGGAGGGCGCCCGTCGGCTCAGTACGCTGGTGACATGCGAGAAGACAGTGTGACGGCAGTCGATGACCGGCTCCTCGAGTTGCGGGCCGACTGCGGTCGGTGTTTCGGGTTGTGCTGTGTCGCGCTGCCCTTCACCCGTTCGGCGGACTTCGCGATCGACAAGGACGCGGGAAAACCCTGCCAGAACCTGCGGACGGACTCCCGGTGCGGAATCCACACGCAGCTGAGGGAGAAGGGGTTCAACGGGTGCACGGTGTACGACTGTTTCGGCGCCGGCCAGCAGGTCTCCCAGGTCACCTTCGCCGGCCAGGACTGGCGCACAGGCCCGCGGGAACGAGCCCGGCAGATGTTCGACGTGTTCCCGGTCGTCCGCCAGCTCCACGAACTGCTCTGGTACCTGAACGAGGCCCTGACCCTCGCCCCGGCCCGCCCGATCCACGCCGACCTCCGCCGAGCCCTCGCCGAGACGGAGCGACTGACGAACCGATCCCCGGAGGAACTCGGGGCGTTGGACGTGAACGCGCACCGACAGCAGGTCAACACGCTCCTGCTGCGAACCAGCGAACTCGTGCGCGAGGGAGTCGGCCGCGGCAAGAAGAAGGAGCGGCGCGGCGCCGACCTCATGGGCGCCCGCCTCAAGGGCGCGGACCTGCGGGGTGCCAACCTGCGCGGCGCCTACCTCATCGCCGCCGACCTCACCGGCGCCGATCTGCGCGGCGCGGACCTGATCGGCGCCGACCTCCGCGACACGGATCTCACGGACGCCGATCTGACCGACGCGTTCTTCCTGACCCAGCCCCAGTTGAACGCGGCCAGGGGCAGCGCCGGGACCAGGCTGCCGCGGTCAGTCACCCGCCCGGGCCACTGGACGCAGTGACACCGGGTCCGCCGCGGGTGCCCGGTCCTCGAGGTGCAGCCGCAGCCCCTCCGGCATCAGCGTCAGCCGCTCGGCGACCCGCAGCCGGTAGTCCGGTTCGGGCCGCAGATCGTAGCGGCGCAGCAGCAGCCCCAGGACGAGCGTCGCCTCGTGCAGCGCGAACTGCCGGCCGATGCAGGCCCGCGCCCCGGTGCCGAACGGCTTGAAGGTGTGGGCGGCTCGGGACC
This portion of the Streptomyces mirabilis genome encodes:
- a CDS encoding alpha/beta fold hydrolase — encoded protein: MTVSYRQPGVVLTDHRFTVPLDHDDPAGESIELFAREAVASDKTHQDLPWMVYLQGGPGFGANRFVGKQAWLGRALKEFRVLLLDQRGTGHSTPANRQTLPLRGGPGAQADYLARFRADSIVRDCEAIRPRLTGGDPWTVLGQSFGGFCVVHYLSTAPEGLRAALITGGLPSLDAHADDVYRAAYPRIERKVAAHYARYPQDVERARQIADHLLRHETVLSNGYRLTVEAFQSLGILLGGGEGSHRLHYLLEEAFVRTPQGPALSDAFQEEVQGLLSYAGHPLYALVHEACYAQDDRPTAWSAERVRAEFPQFDAAKALADDGPLLFTGESVHPWVFDTDPALRPLRETAEELAARTDWRPLYDPARLAANEVPVAAAVYHDDMYVDPEHSLRTARAIGGLRTWVTDEFEHDGVRAGGSRVLDRLLALSRDEV
- the sigJ gene encoding RNA polymerase sigma factor SigJ yields the protein MDDDELLEHLADRFQEHRGRLRAVAYRMLGSLSEADDAVQEVWLKLGRTDVGEIRNLAGWLTTVVGRVCLDLLRTRAARREEPLDTYVPDPLVSPLERIDPEQEVLLADSVGLALLVVLETLEPAERLAFVLHDMFAVPFDDIAPVVGRSSAATRQLASRARRRVRGAAAPEPELDPARQKLVLDAFLAASRAGDFEALVSVLHPDVVLRVDSGVLVGGAAASKVIHGATGVAQQALMFRQFAEFSRLALVNGAVGVVTAPEGRPLSVMGVTITDGRVVEMYILADPARLFDLALPDLAG
- a CDS encoding pentapeptide repeat-containing protein, giving the protein MREDSVTAVDDRLLELRADCGRCFGLCCVALPFTRSADFAIDKDAGKPCQNLRTDSRCGIHTQLREKGFNGCTVYDCFGAGQQVSQVTFAGQDWRTGPRERARQMFDVFPVVRQLHELLWYLNEALTLAPARPIHADLRRALAETERLTNRSPEELGALDVNAHRQQVNTLLLRTSELVREGVGRGKKKERRGADLMGARLKGADLRGANLRGAYLIAADLTGADLRGADLIGADLRDTDLTDADLTDAFFLTQPQLNAARGSAGTRLPRSVTRPGHWTQ